Proteins encoded by one window of Antricoccus suffuscus:
- a CDS encoding HipA family kinase produces the protein MLEHIIATRYVLPLREGGSLPGLMEADDLGTYIVKFSGAGQGKRVLVAEIIAAAVARSIGLRTPDLKLIELPAPIAKYEADEEAQDLLTASIGLNLASDFLPGSFAFDDGGKISADESAKILWLDLLIGNPDRTWRNPNLLMWHRDLWCIDHGAAFYPHHGWGEAVDPAKFDRPLMDIATHVMAPYADEMPAIHEQLVTLAATAPLSETLESIPDDWLTGIGRDPQDAREIYRAYLAARMADPTPWIAGLRR, from the coding sequence ATGCTCGAACACATCATCGCCACCCGATACGTGCTTCCCTTACGTGAAGGCGGATCGCTGCCGGGTCTCATGGAGGCCGACGACCTCGGCACCTACATCGTGAAGTTCTCCGGAGCAGGACAAGGTAAGCGCGTGCTGGTCGCGGAAATCATCGCGGCCGCCGTCGCGCGCTCGATCGGACTGCGCACTCCGGACTTGAAGCTCATCGAGCTGCCTGCTCCGATCGCGAAGTACGAGGCCGACGAGGAGGCGCAGGACCTCCTCACCGCGAGCATTGGGCTCAACCTTGCGAGTGACTTCCTTCCTGGCTCGTTCGCGTTCGACGACGGCGGCAAGATCAGCGCGGATGAGTCTGCGAAGATCCTGTGGCTCGACCTACTCATCGGAAATCCCGACCGCACGTGGCGCAACCCAAACCTACTGATGTGGCACCGCGACTTGTGGTGCATCGACCATGGAGCGGCGTTCTATCCCCACCACGGGTGGGGCGAGGCAGTCGATCCGGCGAAGTTCGACCGGCCGCTGATGGACATCGCCACCCACGTGATGGCGCCGTATGCCGACGAGATGCCCGCTATACATGAACAATTAGTCACATTAGCGGCCACCGCTCCGCTGAGCGAAACGCTCGAGTCCATCCCGGACGACTGGCTTACTGGCATCGGGCGTGATCCGCAGGACGCCAGAGAGATCTACCGCGCCTACCTTGCAGCGCGAATGGCAGACCCGACACCGTGGATCGCAGGGCTGCGTCGATGA
- a CDS encoding alpha/beta hydrolase, which yields MTNHPHLRWFAFRTQPSTIVVVLHGGSESSTEPVTRLNTSWLRMWDFARAVAKRPASTDVAVVLVRNTVRGWNGGTKPSALTDARWVLDKLTQRHPDAGVILVGHSLGGRVACALADYPSVRGVVVLAPWLPGTTDASGASVLEPMRFDAGTALAVAHGTADLWCAPAQSLTFCNRAVAAGVPTVRAEMPGAGHFLLHRPGQWRRFVRLAVTAIIDRTGPFDGSRHEVDIRQPIGTAISDLQGATGE from the coding sequence GTGACCAATCACCCGCACCTGCGCTGGTTCGCTTTTCGGACTCAACCCTCGACCATCGTCGTCGTCCTGCATGGCGGGTCGGAAAGCTCGACCGAACCGGTGACGAGGCTCAACACCTCCTGGCTGCGCATGTGGGACTTCGCGCGCGCCGTCGCCAAGCGACCAGCCTCCACCGACGTTGCGGTCGTGCTTGTCCGCAACACCGTTCGCGGTTGGAACGGCGGCACTAAGCCAAGTGCACTCACGGACGCTCGCTGGGTGCTGGACAAGCTCACCCAGCGTCATCCGGACGCCGGTGTCATCCTTGTCGGTCATTCGCTCGGAGGCCGGGTCGCCTGCGCGCTGGCCGACTATCCGTCCGTGCGAGGGGTCGTCGTGCTTGCGCCATGGCTGCCAGGCACGACCGATGCCAGCGGCGCTTCGGTGCTCGAGCCGATGCGGTTCGATGCGGGCACGGCGCTCGCTGTCGCGCACGGGACGGCCGACCTCTGGTGCGCACCGGCTCAGTCGCTGACATTTTGTAACCGCGCCGTGGCGGCCGGCGTACCGACGGTCCGAGCGGAAATGCCGGGCGCCGGACACTTCTTACTGCACCGGCCGGGACAATGGCGCCGCTTTGTCAGGCTCGCCGTCACCGCGATCATCGATCGGACCGGGCCGTTCGACGGCTCTCGTCATGAGGTCGACATACGCCAACCAATCGGCACGGCGATCAGCGACTTGCAAGGCGCGACCGGCGAGTGA
- a CDS encoding queuosine precursor transporter produces MSSPNTMKPVYAEPKVGYYPIVVAIFCGLLLISNVAATKAIDIGALTFDGGAILFPLTYILGDILGEIYGLKRTRVAILLGFGLGALASLCFLVVGALPPSQGWEFQQDFENILGFVPGIVVASLCGYLAGQFLNAWVLVRMKERFREKQLWARLVGSTLVGEFADTLIFCALATTIGPIPSELFLNYFITGYIFKCAVEVVLLPVTYRVIAAIKKREPTYVAALAG; encoded by the coding sequence ATGAGCAGCCCCAACACGATGAAGCCGGTGTACGCCGAACCCAAGGTCGGCTACTACCCCATCGTCGTCGCAATCTTCTGTGGACTCCTGTTGATCTCCAATGTCGCGGCCACTAAGGCCATCGACATCGGCGCGTTGACCTTCGACGGGGGCGCGATCCTATTCCCGCTGACCTACATCCTCGGCGACATCCTCGGCGAGATCTACGGCCTCAAACGCACCCGGGTCGCGATCCTCCTCGGCTTCGGGCTCGGAGCTCTCGCTTCGCTATGTTTCCTCGTGGTCGGCGCACTGCCTCCTTCGCAGGGTTGGGAGTTCCAGCAGGACTTCGAGAATATCCTGGGCTTCGTACCCGGCATCGTCGTCGCATCACTGTGCGGTTACCTCGCGGGCCAGTTCCTCAACGCGTGGGTCCTGGTCCGGATGAAGGAACGCTTCCGCGAGAAGCAGCTATGGGCAAGGCTCGTTGGCTCCACTCTTGTCGGCGAGTTCGCGGACACCCTGATCTTCTGCGCGCTAGCGACGACGATCGGCCCGATACCCAGCGAGCTGTTTCTCAACTACTTCATCACCGGCTACATCTTCAAGTGTGCGGTCGAAGTCGTGCTCCTACCGGTCACCTATCGCGTGATCGCCGCTATCAAGAAGCGCGAGCCGACGTACGTCGCAGCCCTGGCCGGCTAA
- a CDS encoding SPFH domain-containing protein, with product MDGYIILAVVIVVVIIIIARSVKIVPQARAAVLERLGRYQRTLNPGPAILVPFVDRVRSTIDLREQVVSFPPQTVITKDNLQVGIDTVIYYQITDPRQATYGISNLAGALEQLTGTTLRNLVGGLLLEEALISRDQINSQLRSVLDGTTGNWGVRVARVEIKAIDPPLSIQDSMEKQMKADRDKRAMILNAEGVRESQVRTAEGQKQSAILTAEGAKQAAILGAEAERQSKILRAEGERAAQFLQAQGQAKAIETVFQAIHDGNPDPRLLAYQYLQTLPQIAQGDANKVWIVPSEFSNALKGLGKMVGGDDETPDSMFADLPSSEQSERAAGIDTSQWFESQLKEQVDTATAAAHITIAPVEEAAPMFSARPMDVSQVRPDPQARGAVPPESTPPPPADDPEQ from the coding sequence ATGGATGGATACATAATTTTAGCGGTCGTCATCGTCGTGGTGATCATCATCATTGCGCGATCGGTCAAGATCGTGCCACAGGCACGGGCCGCCGTTCTTGAACGACTTGGTCGTTACCAGCGCACGCTGAATCCTGGACCCGCAATCCTCGTACCGTTCGTGGACCGGGTGCGCTCGACCATCGATCTGCGCGAGCAGGTGGTGTCCTTCCCGCCGCAGACTGTCATTACCAAGGACAACCTGCAGGTTGGCATTGACACCGTCATCTACTACCAGATCACGGACCCTCGTCAGGCGACGTACGGGATTTCAAACCTCGCCGGTGCGCTCGAGCAGTTGACCGGCACGACGCTGCGCAACCTCGTCGGCGGACTACTACTCGAAGAAGCGCTCATCTCACGCGACCAGATCAACTCGCAGTTGCGCTCGGTCCTGGACGGTACGACGGGCAACTGGGGCGTGCGGGTCGCCCGCGTGGAGATCAAGGCAATCGACCCGCCGCTGTCTATCCAGGACTCGATGGAAAAACAGATGAAGGCTGACCGCGACAAGCGGGCCATGATCTTGAACGCCGAAGGCGTCCGCGAGTCCCAGGTGCGCACTGCCGAGGGGCAGAAGCAGTCCGCGATCCTCACCGCCGAAGGGGCGAAGCAAGCGGCCATTCTGGGTGCCGAGGCGGAGCGGCAGTCAAAGATTCTGCGTGCCGAGGGCGAGCGCGCGGCGCAGTTCTTGCAGGCGCAGGGACAAGCGAAGGCTATTGAGACGGTGTTCCAGGCCATCCACGACGGCAATCCTGATCCCCGATTGCTTGCCTACCAGTATTTACAGACGTTGCCGCAGATCGCACAGGGCGACGCCAACAAGGTCTGGATTGTGCCGAGTGAGTTCTCCAACGCGCTGAAGGGGCTCGGCAAGATGGTCGGCGGCGACGACGAGACGCCCGACTCGATGTTCGCGGATCTGCCCTCCAGCGAGCAGAGTGAGCGCGCCGCCGGAATCGACACGAGCCAATGGTTCGAGTCGCAGCTGAAGGAACAGGTCGACACGGCGACGGCAGCCGCGCACATCACGATTGCGCCCGTCGAAGAGGCCGCGCCGATGTTCAGCGCCAGGCCGATGGATGTGAGTCAGGTCAGGCCGGATCCCCAGGCACGGGGAGCGGTGCCACCCGAGTCGACTCCGCCGCCTCCCGCGGACGATCCGGAGCAATAG
- a CDS encoding EamA family transporter: MKPRDMILAALVAVIWGVNFVVSAIFVDHMPPMLFAAIRFTFVVFPAILFVPRPGIGWRKTFGVGFFIGVMQFGLMFIAMRLGMSGGLASLLIQLQTLFTVLLAAAFLAERPTRKQVLGIALGLVGLAVVGMGRGGAAMLPFLMMVAAAFFWGCGNVVMRSAKTKSGLSLTVWSGTVAPLPMFAASYLFDGPDAISAALSQINWWFIVGMFYTAIIATLVGFAVWSRLLARYPAGLVVPWSLVTPPAGIVTAILVRGEYPTVLEVVGAVIIILAVLLTTLNLRSLRLRWTP; encoded by the coding sequence GTGAAACCAAGAGACATGATCTTGGCCGCTCTCGTCGCCGTCATCTGGGGTGTCAACTTCGTTGTATCGGCGATATTCGTCGATCACATGCCGCCAATGCTGTTCGCGGCGATCCGGTTTACCTTCGTTGTCTTCCCGGCCATATTGTTCGTCCCGCGACCGGGAATCGGGTGGCGCAAGACCTTCGGCGTCGGGTTCTTCATCGGGGTCATGCAGTTTGGCCTGATGTTCATCGCGATGCGGCTAGGCATGTCCGGAGGCCTCGCCTCCTTGCTCATTCAACTGCAGACCCTTTTCACAGTGCTGCTGGCGGCCGCGTTTCTGGCCGAACGCCCAACGCGCAAGCAAGTCCTTGGTATCGCGCTGGGCCTGGTCGGTCTCGCCGTCGTCGGGATGGGCCGCGGCGGCGCGGCCATGTTGCCGTTCCTCATGATGGTCGCGGCCGCATTCTTCTGGGGCTGCGGAAATGTCGTGATGCGTAGCGCGAAGACGAAATCGGGGCTGTCGCTCACCGTGTGGTCCGGGACGGTCGCGCCACTTCCGATGTTCGCCGCGTCGTACCTGTTCGACGGCCCCGACGCGATCAGCGCCGCACTCAGCCAGATCAACTGGTGGTTCATCGTCGGCATGTTCTACACGGCGATCATCGCGACCCTGGTGGGCTTCGCGGTCTGGTCGCGGCTACTCGCCCGCTACCCCGCGGGTCTGGTCGTACCGTGGTCGCTGGTCACACCGCCGGCCGGGATTGTGACCGCTATCCTGGTGCGCGGCGAGTATCCAACTGTGCTGGAGGTCGTGGGAGCGGTGATCATTATTCTCGCCGTGCTGCTAACCACGCTCAACCTGCGAAGTCTGCGCCTAAGGTGGACGCCGTGA
- the gluQRS gene encoding tRNA glutamyl-Q(34) synthetase GluQRS, with amino-acid sequence MTVGAGRYAPSPSGDLHIGNLRTAVLAWLFARSSSRTFLLRVEDLDRERSTDAARLRQIADLQAIGLTWHGTVMRQSDRHAAYIAALDLLTAEGHTYECYCTRREIREAARAPHSVAGDAAYPGTCALLTETERAVRRRAAGRPPTIRLRGDGARYGVHDLLHPGYEGPVHDVVLRRFDGAIAYNLAVVVDDIHQGIDQIVRGDDLLAGTPTQLHLTALLGGRPVEYAHVPLVLDAGGRRLAKRNSAITLGDLAAAGVPVDRVRRSILQSLGAAISDDAASLEQLANSFRPALLPKVPWTFDPNRIASPR; translated from the coding sequence GTGACAGTTGGTGCGGGCCGATATGCGCCGAGCCCGTCCGGCGACCTGCACATCGGCAACCTGCGGACGGCTGTTCTCGCTTGGCTGTTCGCCCGGTCATCGAGTCGCACATTCCTTTTACGGGTGGAGGACCTCGATCGGGAACGCTCGACGGACGCCGCCCGATTGCGACAGATCGCCGACCTGCAGGCGATCGGCCTGACCTGGCACGGAACAGTGATGCGACAGTCCGATCGACACGCCGCCTACATCGCCGCGCTGGACTTGCTGACCGCAGAGGGACACACCTATGAGTGCTACTGCACCCGCCGCGAGATCCGGGAGGCCGCCCGCGCCCCGCACAGCGTTGCAGGCGACGCCGCGTACCCCGGGACCTGCGCGCTACTGACCGAAACCGAGCGAGCGGTACGGCGTCGCGCCGCCGGTCGGCCACCGACCATCCGGCTACGCGGCGACGGTGCGCGCTACGGCGTGCACGACCTGCTTCATCCGGGGTACGAAGGGCCGGTGCACGACGTCGTACTCCGACGCTTCGATGGCGCAATCGCCTACAACCTCGCCGTTGTGGTGGATGACATCCACCAAGGCATCGACCAGATCGTCCGCGGCGACGACCTGCTCGCCGGTACGCCGACCCAGTTGCATCTCACCGCGTTATTGGGTGGCCGGCCGGTCGAATACGCTCACGTACCACTCGTCCTCGACGCCGGCGGCCGACGGCTTGCCAAGCGCAACAGTGCCATAACTCTCGGTGACCTTGCCGCGGCCGGCGTACCGGTTGATCGAGTACGCCGCTCCATCCTGCAGTCACTCGGCGCGGCGATCTCGGACGACGCCGCATCACTCGAGCAGCTTGCCAACTCCTTCCGGCCTGCGCTGCTTCCCAAAGTGCCGTGGACGTTTGACCCGAACCGGATAGCTTCGCCCCGGTAG
- a CDS encoding DUF3037 domain-containing protein yields MSTLAYQYVVLRAVPRIEREEFVNIAVVLHCKESNYLALRSGPWRERVLALDPAADTGAIARSLEGVAQVCAPPDGHFASEMTTSERFGWLAAPRSVVVQPGPAHGGTTADPVAQLTALCSEYVDVPRDS; encoded by the coding sequence ATGAGCACGCTCGCCTACCAGTACGTCGTCCTCCGCGCGGTGCCCCGCATCGAACGCGAAGAGTTCGTCAACATCGCCGTCGTGCTGCACTGCAAGGAATCCAACTACCTAGCGCTGCGCTCGGGCCCATGGCGCGAGCGCGTGCTGGCGCTGGATCCCGCCGCAGACACAGGCGCGATCGCGCGGTCGCTCGAGGGCGTGGCGCAGGTGTGTGCACCACCGGATGGGCACTTCGCCTCCGAGATGACGACGAGCGAGCGATTTGGATGGCTGGCCGCGCCGCGTTCGGTCGTCGTACAACCAGGCCCAGCGCATGGAGGCACCACGGCAGATCCAGTCGCCCAGCTGACCGCGCTGTGCAGCGAGTACGTCGACGTACCGCGCGACAGTTAG
- the tgt gene encoding tRNA guanosine(34) transglycosylase Tgt, whose amino-acid sequence MNKQAGFEVGTRLGEGTLARTGTITTPHGQIQTPAFIAVGTKATVKTVLPETVKEVGAQAVLANAYHLYLQPGADIVDEAGGLGRFMHWDGPTYTDSGGFQVMSLGVGFKKVLAMDAKGVVSDDVIAEGKERLAHVDDDGVTFKSHLDGSMHRFTPEVSMQIQHQLGADIIFAFDECTTLMNTRAYQEHSLDRTQAWAKRCVVEHARLTTSHPERPYQMLCGVVQGAQYEDLRRKAARDLVSLGFDGFGIGGALEKESLGTIVRWVNEELPEDKPRHLLGIGEPDDIFTAIENGVDTFDCVSPSRVARNAALYTPDGRFNVNTAKHRRAFAPIDEDCDCYTCQHFTKAYLHHLFKAKEMLAFTLATIHNERFILRLVDDVRRSMVDGQFFEFKADTLGRYYANRAPASD is encoded by the coding sequence GTGAACAAACAGGCAGGCTTTGAGGTGGGAACGCGTCTTGGCGAGGGCACCCTCGCACGGACAGGGACCATAACCACGCCGCACGGCCAGATCCAGACGCCGGCGTTCATCGCCGTAGGCACTAAGGCCACGGTGAAGACCGTACTACCTGAGACCGTTAAAGAGGTTGGCGCCCAGGCCGTTTTGGCCAATGCGTACCATCTCTACCTCCAACCAGGCGCCGACATTGTTGATGAGGCCGGTGGCCTGGGGCGATTCATGCATTGGGACGGTCCGACGTACACGGACAGTGGCGGCTTCCAAGTGATGTCGTTGGGCGTCGGTTTCAAGAAGGTGCTGGCGATGGACGCCAAGGGCGTCGTCTCCGATGACGTGATCGCCGAGGGCAAGGAGCGACTCGCGCACGTTGATGATGACGGAGTGACCTTCAAGTCGCACCTTGACGGATCGATGCATAGATTCACCCCTGAGGTATCGATGCAGATCCAGCATCAGCTTGGCGCCGACATCATCTTCGCCTTCGATGAATGTACGACGCTGATGAACACCCGGGCATATCAAGAACATTCCCTCGACCGAACCCAAGCGTGGGCGAAACGGTGTGTGGTCGAGCATGCCCGCTTGACCACCTCACACCCCGAGCGGCCGTACCAAATGTTGTGCGGCGTCGTACAGGGCGCACAGTACGAAGACCTACGACGCAAGGCCGCGCGTGATCTTGTGTCGCTCGGGTTCGACGGTTTCGGCATTGGCGGTGCACTTGAGAAGGAGAGCCTGGGCACGATCGTGCGGTGGGTGAACGAGGAGTTGCCCGAGGACAAGCCGCGGCACTTGCTCGGGATCGGTGAGCCGGACGATATTTTCACCGCGATCGAGAACGGTGTCGATACGTTTGACTGTGTCTCTCCGTCACGCGTTGCGCGCAACGCGGCGCTCTACACCCCCGACGGCAGGTTCAACGTCAACACCGCCAAGCACCGTCGTGCGTTCGCACCGATCGACGAGGACTGTGACTGCTATACCTGCCAGCACTTCACAAAGGCATACCTGCATCACTTGTTCAAGGCGAAGGAGATGCTTGCCTTTACGCTGGCGACCATCCACAACGAGCGGTTCATCTTGCGCCTCGTCGACGATGTCCGCCGCAGCATGGTCGATGGACAATTCTTTGAGTTCAAGGCCGACACGCTCGGGCGCTACTACGCGAACCGAGCGCCCGCGAGCGACTGA
- a CDS encoding DMT family transporter — MAGPSRKLVLLLQATFVVLYSSGFIAGTIVTREAHPLAVIFWRFIIAGSLLAFLALGTRARWPRTTREFRDIAVTGILLQTTHYAGTYLGFGVGISASLSSMILGMMPLLVALGAWRLLREPLTKMQTLGTFLGFIGLMLATVVGVEGGVSLRGVFYTAIGCIGLAAGTLYQRRYGVEMDLRSGGSIQLFVGAVGILPIALLNGGLGIPFTTPVVVGMLWLATANSLGAITLLLYFLKHKNAGEASSLFYLMPGLTAIAAVPLLGQSLHWYSVAGLLLTAIGLLLVSRFSASRRTSRRIDEALAESPT, encoded by the coding sequence TTGGCGGGTCCGAGCAGGAAACTGGTCCTCCTGCTGCAGGCGACGTTTGTAGTCCTCTACAGCAGTGGGTTCATCGCGGGGACCATCGTGACCCGAGAGGCGCATCCGCTTGCGGTCATCTTCTGGCGATTCATCATCGCCGGATCGCTCCTTGCGTTCCTTGCACTCGGAACCAGGGCTCGATGGCCACGGACCACCCGGGAGTTTCGGGACATCGCCGTGACCGGGATTCTCCTGCAGACGACCCATTACGCCGGCACCTACCTCGGGTTCGGTGTGGGGATATCGGCCAGCCTGTCGTCGATGATCCTCGGGATGATGCCGCTCCTGGTGGCGCTCGGCGCGTGGCGGCTGTTGCGCGAACCGTTAACCAAGATGCAGACGCTGGGAACGTTTCTCGGGTTCATCGGACTGATGCTGGCGACAGTGGTGGGCGTCGAGGGCGGGGTGTCGCTGCGCGGCGTGTTTTATACGGCTATCGGTTGTATCGGGCTTGCCGCGGGCACTCTCTACCAGCGCCGGTACGGCGTTGAGATGGATCTGCGGTCGGGCGGCTCGATACAGCTCTTTGTTGGCGCCGTAGGGATCTTGCCTATCGCCTTGCTGAATGGCGGCCTCGGAATTCCGTTCACGACGCCGGTCGTTGTCGGCATGCTGTGGCTGGCGACCGCCAACTCGTTGGGGGCGATCACGTTGTTGCTTTACTTCCTCAAGCACAAGAACGCGGGCGAAGCCTCCAGCCTCTTTTACCTGATGCCAGGACTGACGGCGATCGCCGCGGTACCCCTTCTCGGACAGTCCTTGCACTGGTATTCCGTCGCCGGACTCCTGCTGACCGCAATTGGGCTGCTGCTCGTCAGCAGGTTCTCGGCATCGCGGCGTACGAGTAGGCGAATCGACGAGGCACTTGCGGAGTCGCCGACGTGA
- a CDS encoding NfeD family protein yields MAPWALWLIGAIVVAAAETLSGDFFLLMIAGGALAGGGSALLGAPPWLQIIVFAVVSVLLIATVRPIAKRAATRGLPEHEDGARVYVGRVARVSQAVDAHGGRIKVDADEWSALTLSPHDRYAVGQSVRIVEIRGAHAVVAALESFEDEEI; encoded by the coding sequence ATGGCTCCGTGGGCACTGTGGTTGATAGGTGCGATCGTCGTAGCCGCGGCGGAGACGCTTAGCGGCGACTTCTTCCTGCTCATGATCGCGGGCGGAGCACTAGCCGGTGGCGGGTCGGCGCTACTCGGCGCGCCGCCGTGGCTCCAGATCATCGTCTTTGCCGTGGTATCGGTGTTGCTGATCGCGACAGTGCGGCCAATCGCGAAGCGCGCCGCCACGCGTGGCCTACCCGAACACGAAGACGGCGCCAGGGTGTACGTCGGTCGGGTGGCCAGAGTCAGCCAGGCCGTCGACGCGCATGGCGGCCGGATCAAGGTCGACGCGGACGAGTGGTCTGCACTCACGCTGTCGCCGCACGACCGATACGCCGTCGGTCAGTCTGTCCGGATCGTTGAGATTCGCGGCGCGCATGCCGTCGTCGCCGCGCTCGAATCGTTTGAAGATGAGGAAATCTGA
- a CDS encoding aldo/keto reductase codes for MTSDRPGPASVPAIDLGGGVRIPQLGFGVFQIPAQDTKSAVLTAIESGYRHIDTAAMYENEDAVGAAIRESGLAREEVFVTTKCNNPDQGYEPALRGFEASAAELDLDYVDLYLIHWPLPLHNQYIETWRAFEKLQSDGRVRAIGVSNFQVAHLDRVIDETGVVPAVNQIELHPLMQQPALRAANAQRGIVTEAWSPLARGGDLLSDPVLTKIAAKHGKTAAQVILRWHLDLGNIVIPRSVTPSRVAENFDIFDFALDNDDLDAIGGLDRGARIGPDPDVFNGN; via the coding sequence ATGACTAGCGACCGCCCCGGCCCCGCATCCGTGCCCGCGATCGACCTCGGTGGCGGGGTGCGGATTCCCCAACTTGGGTTCGGCGTATTCCAGATTCCGGCACAGGACACGAAATCTGCGGTGCTTACGGCGATCGAGTCCGGCTACCGGCACATCGATACCGCCGCGATGTATGAGAATGAGGACGCGGTCGGAGCGGCTATCCGCGAGTCCGGATTAGCCCGCGAGGAAGTATTCGTCACCACGAAATGCAACAACCCCGACCAGGGCTATGAACCAGCGTTGCGGGGATTCGAAGCGAGCGCTGCCGAGCTCGACCTCGACTACGTCGACCTGTATCTGATTCATTGGCCACTGCCGCTACACAACCAATACATCGAGACATGGCGTGCCTTCGAGAAGCTGCAGTCCGATGGGCGGGTACGCGCCATCGGTGTTTCGAACTTTCAGGTGGCACATCTGGATCGTGTGATCGACGAGACCGGAGTGGTGCCGGCGGTCAACCAGATCGAGCTGCACCCGTTGATGCAGCAACCGGCATTGCGTGCGGCTAATGCACAGCGTGGGATCGTCACGGAGGCATGGAGTCCGCTGGCCCGCGGTGGTGACTTGCTTTCCGATCCTGTGCTGACCAAGATCGCCGCCAAGCATGGAAAGACCGCCGCACAAGTGATCTTGCGGTGGCATCTGGATCTGGGCAACATCGTTATCCCGCGGTCGGTAACGCCATCTCGCGTCGCGGAGAATTTCGACATCTTCGACTTCGCGCTTGATAACGACGACCTCGACGCGATCGGCGGTCTTGACCGTGGGGCGCGCATCGGGCCCGATCCTGACGTGTTCAACGGCAATTAG